A part of Ammospiza nelsoni isolate bAmmNel1 chromosome 9, bAmmNel1.pri, whole genome shotgun sequence genomic DNA contains:
- the LOC132076640 gene encoding protein zyg-11 homolog B isoform X3 produces the protein MFPQEVADRLLQTMAFHGLLNDGTVGIFRGTQMRLKRACIRKAKISAVAFRKAFCHHKLVELDATGVNADITITDIISGLGSNKWIQQNLQCLVLNSLTLSLEDPYERCFSQLSGLRALSITNVLFYNEDLADVASLPRLESLDISNTSVTDITALLTCKDRLKSLTMHHLKCLKMTTTQILDVIRELKYLNHLDISDDKQFTSDIALRLLEQKDILPNLVSLDISGRKHVTDKAVQAFVLQRPTMQFVGLLATDAGYSEFLTGEGNLKVSGEANETQISEALKRYSERAFFVREALFHLFSLTHVMEKTKPEILKLVVMGMRNHPLNLPVQLAASACVFNLTKQDLAAGMPVRLLADVTHLLLKAMEHFPNHQQLQKNCLLSLCSDRILQDVPFNRFEAAKLVMQWLCNHEDQNMQRMAVAIISILAAKLSTEQTAQLGAELFIVRQLLQIVKQKTNQNLVDTTLKFTLSALWNLTDESPTTCRHFIENQGLELFMRVLESFPSESSIQQKVLGLLNNIAEVKELHSELMWKDFIDHISKLLHSVEVEVSYFAAGIIAHLISRGEQAWTLSRSQRTSLLEQLHTAILNWPTPECEMVAYRSFNPFFPLLGCFMTPGVQLWAVWAMQHVCSKNPARYCSMLIEEGGLQHLYNIKENVHTDPHVQRIAVAILDSLEKHIMRHGRPPPCRKQQQTKPN, from the exons GGCTGCTCAACGATGGCACCGTGGGCATCTTCCGAGGCACCCAGATGCGCCTGAAGCGCGCCTGCATCCGCAAGGCCAAAATCTCCGCCGTGGCTTTCCGCAAAGCCTTCTGCCATCACAAGCTGGTGGAGCTGGATGCCACGGGGGTCAATGCAGATATAACAATCACAGACATTATCAGTGGACTGGGCAGCAATAAGTGGATCCAGCAGaatctgcagtgcctggtgctgaaCTCACTGACTCTTTCTCTGGAAGACCCCTACGAGAGGTGTTTCAGTCAGCTGTCCGGGCTCCGCGCGTTGAGCATCACCAACGTGCTCTTCTACAACGAGGACTTGGCAGATGTTGCTTCACTTCCCAGGTTGGAAAGTCTGGATATATCCAACACCTCCGTCACTGACATAACAGCACTCCTCACCTGCAAAGACAGGCTCAAGTCTTTGACCATGCACCACCTGAAATGCTTGAAAATGACCACAACCCAGATTCTGGATGTAATAAGAGAACTAAAATACCTGAATCACCTTGATATTTCGGATGACAAACAGTTCACGTCGGACATAGCTCTTCGTTTACTGGAGCAGAAAGATATCTTGCCTAACCTTGTGTCTTTGGAcatttctggaagaaaacatGTGACAGATAAAGCTGTACAAGCATTCGTTCTGCAGCGGCCCACGATGCAGTTTGTAGGACTGCTAGCTACTGATGCCGGCTACTCAGAGTTCTTAACAGGAGAAGGAAACCTGAAG GTgtcaggagaagcaaatgaaacTCAGATTTCAGAAGCACTGAAGCGGTACAGTGAACGAGCCTTCTTTGTGAGGGAAGCACTCTTTCATTTATTCAGCCTGACACATGTAATGGAAAAAACTAAGCCTGAAATTTTAAAG ctggtggTGATGGGCATGAGGAACCACCCCCTGAACCTGCCCGTGCAGCTGGCGGCGAGCGCCTGCGTCTTCAACCTCACCAAGCAGGACCTGGCGGCCGGCATGCCCGTGCGCCTCCTGGCAGACGTCACCCACCTGCTCCTCAAGGCCATGGAGCACTTCCCCAATCATCAGCAG CTGCAAAAGAATTGCCTTCTTTCACTATGCAGTGACAGAATCCTTCAGGATGTCCCATTTAACAG GTTTGAAGCAGCCAAACTTGTTATGCAGTGGCTGTGCAATCATGAAGATCAAAACATGCAAAGGATGGCTGTAGCCATAATTTCCATTCTTGCTGCAAAG CTTTCAACAGAGCAAACAGCTCAACTTGGTGCAGAACTCTTCATTGTTAGG caaCTTCTACAAATAgtcaaacagaaaacaaatcagaaTCTTGTAGATACCACCCTCAAGTTCACATTGAGTGCACTTTGGAACCTCACAGATGAATCTCCAACAACGTGTCGGCACTTTATTGAAAACCAAGGGCTAGAACTTTTCATGAGAGTCTTAGAG TCTTTTCCATCTGAATCATCCATCCAACAGAAAGTTCTTGGACTTCTG AATAACATAGCTGAAGTGAAAGAGCTCCATTCTGAGTTAATGTGGAAGGACTTCATAGACCACATCAGTAAATTGTTGCACAGTGTGGAGGTGGAAGTCAGCTACTTTGCAGCAGGGATTATTGCTCATCTGATTTCTCGGGGAGAGCAGGCCTGGACATTGAGTCGCAGCCAGAGGACATCTCTCCTTGAACAGCTG CATACTGCCATTTTGAACTGGCCAACCCCAGAATGTGAGATGGTGGCTTACAG gtcTTTCAATCCATTTTTCCCACTACTTGGCTGTTTCATGACACCTGGTGTCCAGTTATGGGCAGTGTGGGCAATGCAGCACGTCTGCAGCAAAAATC CCGCCAGATACTGCAGCATGTTAATTGAAGAAGGTGGTTTGCAGCATTTGTACAACATCAAGGAAAATGTCCACACTGATCCCCATGTCCAAAGGATTGCTGTTGCCATCCTGGATAGTTTAGAAAAACACATTATGCGCCACGGGAGACCACCACCATGTagaaaacagcaacaaaccaaaccaaactga
- the LOC132076640 gene encoding protein zyg-11 homolog B isoform X2 — translation MEEASPYSLLDICLNFLTANLEKFCTERQDGTLCLQEPGMFPQEVADRLLQTMAFHGLLNDGTVGIFRGTQMRLKRACIRKAKISAVAFRKAFCHHKLVELDATGVNADITITDIISGLGSNKWIQQNLQCLVLNSLTLSLEDPYERCFSQLSGLRALSITNVLFYNEDLADVASLPRLESLDISNTSVTDITALLTCKDRLKSLTMHHLKCLKMTTTQILDVIRELKYLNHLDISDDKQFTSDIALRLLEQKDILPNLVSLDISGRKHVTDKAVQAFVLQRPTMQFVGLLATDAGYSEFLTGEGNLKVSGEANETQISEALKRYSERAFFVREALFHLFSLTHVMEKTKPEILKLVVMGMRNHPLNLPVQLAASACVFNLTKQDLAAGMPVRLLADVTHLLLKAMEHFPNHQQLQKNCLLSLCSDRILQDVPFNRFEAAKLVMQWLCNHEDQNMQRMAVAIISILAAKLSTEQTAQLGAELFIVRQLLQIVKQKTNQNLVDTTLKFTLSALWNLTDESPTTCRHFIENQGLELFMRVLESFPSESSIQQKVLGLLNNIAEVKELHSELMWKDFIDHISKLLHSVEVEVSYFAAGIIAHLISRGEQAWTLSRSQRTSLLEQLHTAILNWPTPECEMVAYRSFNPFFPLLGCFMTPGVQLWAVWAMQHVCSKNPARYCSMLIEEGGLQHLYNIKENVHTDPHVQRIAVAILDSLEKHIMRHGRPPPCRKQQQTKPN, via the exons GGCTGCTCAACGATGGCACCGTGGGCATCTTCCGAGGCACCCAGATGCGCCTGAAGCGCGCCTGCATCCGCAAGGCCAAAATCTCCGCCGTGGCTTTCCGCAAAGCCTTCTGCCATCACAAGCTGGTGGAGCTGGATGCCACGGGGGTCAATGCAGATATAACAATCACAGACATTATCAGTGGACTGGGCAGCAATAAGTGGATCCAGCAGaatctgcagtgcctggtgctgaaCTCACTGACTCTTTCTCTGGAAGACCCCTACGAGAGGTGTTTCAGTCAGCTGTCCGGGCTCCGCGCGTTGAGCATCACCAACGTGCTCTTCTACAACGAGGACTTGGCAGATGTTGCTTCACTTCCCAGGTTGGAAAGTCTGGATATATCCAACACCTCCGTCACTGACATAACAGCACTCCTCACCTGCAAAGACAGGCTCAAGTCTTTGACCATGCACCACCTGAAATGCTTGAAAATGACCACAACCCAGATTCTGGATGTAATAAGAGAACTAAAATACCTGAATCACCTTGATATTTCGGATGACAAACAGTTCACGTCGGACATAGCTCTTCGTTTACTGGAGCAGAAAGATATCTTGCCTAACCTTGTGTCTTTGGAcatttctggaagaaaacatGTGACAGATAAAGCTGTACAAGCATTCGTTCTGCAGCGGCCCACGATGCAGTTTGTAGGACTGCTAGCTACTGATGCCGGCTACTCAGAGTTCTTAACAGGAGAAGGAAACCTGAAG GTgtcaggagaagcaaatgaaacTCAGATTTCAGAAGCACTGAAGCGGTACAGTGAACGAGCCTTCTTTGTGAGGGAAGCACTCTTTCATTTATTCAGCCTGACACATGTAATGGAAAAAACTAAGCCTGAAATTTTAAAG ctggtggTGATGGGCATGAGGAACCACCCCCTGAACCTGCCCGTGCAGCTGGCGGCGAGCGCCTGCGTCTTCAACCTCACCAAGCAGGACCTGGCGGCCGGCATGCCCGTGCGCCTCCTGGCAGACGTCACCCACCTGCTCCTCAAGGCCATGGAGCACTTCCCCAATCATCAGCAG CTGCAAAAGAATTGCCTTCTTTCACTATGCAGTGACAGAATCCTTCAGGATGTCCCATTTAACAG GTTTGAAGCAGCCAAACTTGTTATGCAGTGGCTGTGCAATCATGAAGATCAAAACATGCAAAGGATGGCTGTAGCCATAATTTCCATTCTTGCTGCAAAG CTTTCAACAGAGCAAACAGCTCAACTTGGTGCAGAACTCTTCATTGTTAGG caaCTTCTACAAATAgtcaaacagaaaacaaatcagaaTCTTGTAGATACCACCCTCAAGTTCACATTGAGTGCACTTTGGAACCTCACAGATGAATCTCCAACAACGTGTCGGCACTTTATTGAAAACCAAGGGCTAGAACTTTTCATGAGAGTCTTAGAG TCTTTTCCATCTGAATCATCCATCCAACAGAAAGTTCTTGGACTTCTG AATAACATAGCTGAAGTGAAAGAGCTCCATTCTGAGTTAATGTGGAAGGACTTCATAGACCACATCAGTAAATTGTTGCACAGTGTGGAGGTGGAAGTCAGCTACTTTGCAGCAGGGATTATTGCTCATCTGATTTCTCGGGGAGAGCAGGCCTGGACATTGAGTCGCAGCCAGAGGACATCTCTCCTTGAACAGCTG CATACTGCCATTTTGAACTGGCCAACCCCAGAATGTGAGATGGTGGCTTACAG gtcTTTCAATCCATTTTTCCCACTACTTGGCTGTTTCATGACACCTGGTGTCCAGTTATGGGCAGTGTGGGCAATGCAGCACGTCTGCAGCAAAAATC CCGCCAGATACTGCAGCATGTTAATTGAAGAAGGTGGTTTGCAGCATTTGTACAACATCAAGGAAAATGTCCACACTGATCCCCATGTCCAAAGGATTGCTGTTGCCATCCTGGATAGTTTAGAAAAACACATTATGCGCCACGGGAGACCACCACCATGTagaaaacagcaacaaaccaaaccaaactga
- the ECHDC2 gene encoding enoyl-CoA hydratase domain-containing protein 2, mitochondrial → MNRPHARNSLGKVFVNELFSALEQLRFDEQVRVVVFKSQVKGVFCAGADLKERAKMDDAEVGEFVRRLRNLMDEIAALPVPTIAAIDGYALGGGLELALACDLRVAASSAKMGLIETTRGLLPGAGGTQRLPRCVGIGLAKELIFTGRQVDGEQAASMGLVNHSVPQNSEGDAAYQRALTLAKEILPQAPFAVKMGKLAINKGMEVDIASGMAIEGMCYAQNIPTKDRQEGMAAFREKRPPRFTGK, encoded by the exons ATGAACCGACCCCACGCAAGAAATTCACTGGGAAAAGTATTTGTAAATGAA CTGTTCAGTGCCCTGGAACAGCTCCGCTTCGATGAGCAGGTGCGGGTGGTGGTGTTCAAGAGCCAGGTGAAAGGAGTGTTCTGTGCAG GAGCAGACTTAAAGGAACGTGCAAAGATGGATGATGCAGAAGTTGGAGAGTTTGTTAGAAGACTCAGAAATCTTATGGATGAAATAG ctgccctgcccgtgcccaCGATCGCTGCAATCGATGGCTACGCCTTGGGTGGAGGATTAGAGCTGGCCCTGGCCTGTGACCTCCGAGTGGCAG cTTCATCAGCTAAAATGGGCCTTATTGAGACCACACGAGGACTTCTGCCTGGAGCAG GTGGAACCCAGCGCCTGCCCAGATGTGTTGGAATAGGTCTTGCCAAGGAACTCATTTTCACTGGCAGACAGGTTGATGGAGAACAGGCAGCCTCCATGGGGCTGGTAAATCACTCAGTGCCACAGAACAGCGAGGGGGATGCAGCCTACCAGAGAGCCTTGACTTTGGCTAAAGAAATCCTGCCCCAG gcaCCATTTGCTgtgaaaatgggaaaactgGCAATAAACAAAGGAATGGag gtTGACATTGCATCAGGGATGGCTATTGAGGGGATGTGTTATGCCCAG AATATTCCCACCAAAGACCGTCAGGAAGGGATGGCTGCCTTCAGGGAGAAGCGCCCACCTCGGTTCACCGGCAAATAA
- the LOC132076640 gene encoding protein zyg-11 homolog B isoform X1: protein MLNFLQEEASPYSLLDICLNFLTANLEKFCTERQDGTLCLQEPGMFPQEVADRLLQTMAFHGLLNDGTVGIFRGTQMRLKRACIRKAKISAVAFRKAFCHHKLVELDATGVNADITITDIISGLGSNKWIQQNLQCLVLNSLTLSLEDPYERCFSQLSGLRALSITNVLFYNEDLADVASLPRLESLDISNTSVTDITALLTCKDRLKSLTMHHLKCLKMTTTQILDVIRELKYLNHLDISDDKQFTSDIALRLLEQKDILPNLVSLDISGRKHVTDKAVQAFVLQRPTMQFVGLLATDAGYSEFLTGEGNLKVSGEANETQISEALKRYSERAFFVREALFHLFSLTHVMEKTKPEILKLVVMGMRNHPLNLPVQLAASACVFNLTKQDLAAGMPVRLLADVTHLLLKAMEHFPNHQQLQKNCLLSLCSDRILQDVPFNRFEAAKLVMQWLCNHEDQNMQRMAVAIISILAAKLSTEQTAQLGAELFIVRQLLQIVKQKTNQNLVDTTLKFTLSALWNLTDESPTTCRHFIENQGLELFMRVLESFPSESSIQQKVLGLLNNIAEVKELHSELMWKDFIDHISKLLHSVEVEVSYFAAGIIAHLISRGEQAWTLSRSQRTSLLEQLHTAILNWPTPECEMVAYRSFNPFFPLLGCFMTPGVQLWAVWAMQHVCSKNPARYCSMLIEEGGLQHLYNIKENVHTDPHVQRIAVAILDSLEKHIMRHGRPPPCRKQQQTKPN, encoded by the exons GGCTGCTCAACGATGGCACCGTGGGCATCTTCCGAGGCACCCAGATGCGCCTGAAGCGCGCCTGCATCCGCAAGGCCAAAATCTCCGCCGTGGCTTTCCGCAAAGCCTTCTGCCATCACAAGCTGGTGGAGCTGGATGCCACGGGGGTCAATGCAGATATAACAATCACAGACATTATCAGTGGACTGGGCAGCAATAAGTGGATCCAGCAGaatctgcagtgcctggtgctgaaCTCACTGACTCTTTCTCTGGAAGACCCCTACGAGAGGTGTTTCAGTCAGCTGTCCGGGCTCCGCGCGTTGAGCATCACCAACGTGCTCTTCTACAACGAGGACTTGGCAGATGTTGCTTCACTTCCCAGGTTGGAAAGTCTGGATATATCCAACACCTCCGTCACTGACATAACAGCACTCCTCACCTGCAAAGACAGGCTCAAGTCTTTGACCATGCACCACCTGAAATGCTTGAAAATGACCACAACCCAGATTCTGGATGTAATAAGAGAACTAAAATACCTGAATCACCTTGATATTTCGGATGACAAACAGTTCACGTCGGACATAGCTCTTCGTTTACTGGAGCAGAAAGATATCTTGCCTAACCTTGTGTCTTTGGAcatttctggaagaaaacatGTGACAGATAAAGCTGTACAAGCATTCGTTCTGCAGCGGCCCACGATGCAGTTTGTAGGACTGCTAGCTACTGATGCCGGCTACTCAGAGTTCTTAACAGGAGAAGGAAACCTGAAG GTgtcaggagaagcaaatgaaacTCAGATTTCAGAAGCACTGAAGCGGTACAGTGAACGAGCCTTCTTTGTGAGGGAAGCACTCTTTCATTTATTCAGCCTGACACATGTAATGGAAAAAACTAAGCCTGAAATTTTAAAG ctggtggTGATGGGCATGAGGAACCACCCCCTGAACCTGCCCGTGCAGCTGGCGGCGAGCGCCTGCGTCTTCAACCTCACCAAGCAGGACCTGGCGGCCGGCATGCCCGTGCGCCTCCTGGCAGACGTCACCCACCTGCTCCTCAAGGCCATGGAGCACTTCCCCAATCATCAGCAG CTGCAAAAGAATTGCCTTCTTTCACTATGCAGTGACAGAATCCTTCAGGATGTCCCATTTAACAG GTTTGAAGCAGCCAAACTTGTTATGCAGTGGCTGTGCAATCATGAAGATCAAAACATGCAAAGGATGGCTGTAGCCATAATTTCCATTCTTGCTGCAAAG CTTTCAACAGAGCAAACAGCTCAACTTGGTGCAGAACTCTTCATTGTTAGG caaCTTCTACAAATAgtcaaacagaaaacaaatcagaaTCTTGTAGATACCACCCTCAAGTTCACATTGAGTGCACTTTGGAACCTCACAGATGAATCTCCAACAACGTGTCGGCACTTTATTGAAAACCAAGGGCTAGAACTTTTCATGAGAGTCTTAGAG TCTTTTCCATCTGAATCATCCATCCAACAGAAAGTTCTTGGACTTCTG AATAACATAGCTGAAGTGAAAGAGCTCCATTCTGAGTTAATGTGGAAGGACTTCATAGACCACATCAGTAAATTGTTGCACAGTGTGGAGGTGGAAGTCAGCTACTTTGCAGCAGGGATTATTGCTCATCTGATTTCTCGGGGAGAGCAGGCCTGGACATTGAGTCGCAGCCAGAGGACATCTCTCCTTGAACAGCTG CATACTGCCATTTTGAACTGGCCAACCCCAGAATGTGAGATGGTGGCTTACAG gtcTTTCAATCCATTTTTCCCACTACTTGGCTGTTTCATGACACCTGGTGTCCAGTTATGGGCAGTGTGGGCAATGCAGCACGTCTGCAGCAAAAATC CCGCCAGATACTGCAGCATGTTAATTGAAGAAGGTGGTTTGCAGCATTTGTACAACATCAAGGAAAATGTCCACACTGATCCCCATGTCCAAAGGATTGCTGTTGCCATCCTGGATAGTTTAGAAAAACACATTATGCGCCACGGGAGACCACCACCATGTagaaaacagcaacaaaccaaaccaaactga